The region GGCTTCGACTACACTGTTGATGATGGAGCCTCACCCGCGGCCCTCGACCAGTTCGAGGGAGTCATCACAGGCTCAACCGTCGCCATTGCGCTTACCGGCTCGGTCATCCTGCAGAACGTTCCCGGCCAGGGGCGCCGCGCCGTGTCTCTGGTTCCGGACTATCATCTTTGCCTTGTTCGCACGGAAGATATCGTCGAGACGGTGCCCGAAGCGCTGGACCGCATCAGGGACACTGCCACGCTGCCGACGACCTTTTTCGCCGGCCCTTCGGCTACGGCTGACATTGAAATGACTCGCATTAAGGGAGTTCACGGACCGAGATTTCTCGACATCATCCTGATTCAATAACTTCGGTTCAATAAGTCTTCTGTCCCTCCAAATAACCTGGCCAGGATGTCGCTTTGTGAAAAGATGGCATCCTATTGGCCAGAGATCTACGCCGGCGATCATCTTTTTACAACGTTCTGACAATTGAAAGAGTGAAAACACTGGTGCAGGTTCGGGCTAATCGTTATATTTGTCCAACGAACGTGAAGCTGAGAAGAGACATATTCACGAGTGGCAGCAGAAAGCCGGTTGTGATGATTTTCGCTTCAATCTTTACCGGCCGCCTCTAAGTCGCATAAAGGCCTGCTGCTTGGCCGTAAGCTGTCATCGTCCCGGCAGTTCGCAATGAGGTGTCTGCAATGAAGTGTCTACTTCGGCGGCACGTTTCTTCCCTTACAGGTCTTACCTTGCTGCTTGCCCTTCCGGCTGTGGGATGGGCACAGACCGTCTCTCCACGGCGACAGCCTGTACGAAATACTCCGGGAGGCAGCTCCTTGTCTCGCGCAGCGAATGGAGTCGCAATTCCCGGTCCCCTGCGCTCCTTCGAGCGTATGGCCGGCATCAGCCAGAAGATTCCCTCCGACGAGGTGCTTCCTCTGCTGGCCCGCAATGTCTTCATGCAGGGATACAGCCAGAAGAAGCCGACAGAGTTCCTTCTGTTGTTGGCCCGCTATGTACAGCAGGCGCGCGAGTTGCAGATTCTTGCCGGACCCGGCGGAGTGATCGATGTAAAAGGGTGCGGCGATGCAGGCACGCTGCTGCAGATTCTGGGCTATCGAATCGTCGGCAACTGCCGGGACAAGAACCTTACCCTGGC is a window of Edaphobacter sp. 12200R-103 DNA encoding:
- a CDS encoding LUD domain-containing protein, with product MATETGGVIDTSAARAEILRRIRAANGAASDAARAAGQWSAIERDYLRAATRSREEILELLEDRLHDYDANVVRASEAEVPGTIARMLTERGRRKLLIPSGLNPAWLPEGFDYTVDDGASPAALDQFEGVITGSTVAIALTGSVILQNVPGQGRRAVSLVPDYHLCLVRTEDIVETVPEALDRIRDTATLPTTFFAGPSATADIEMTRIKGVHGPRFLDIILIQ